In the genome of Pseudarthrobacter sp. IC2-21, one region contains:
- a CDS encoding CCA tRNA nucleotidyltransferase has translation MAHAHHKTDSHTVDFQVDPVVLELGQRFVDAGHELSLVGGPVRDLFLGRASLDLDFTTDATPDQTVALIKKWADNFWEIGRAFGTIGMRKSGFQIEITTYRAEAYDPESRKPVVAFGTSLTDDLLRRDFTINAMALRLPSLELVDPFGGVRDLHSSVLATPGSPEDSFSDDPLRMMRAARFASQLGISVHPDVRVAMVGMAERITIISAERVRDELIKLICGAAPRTGVDLLVETGLAEFVLPEVSALRLESDEHHRHKDVYQHSLQVLEQAAGLETDADGAVPGPDFVLRFAALMHDVGKPATRRFEPGGAVSFRHHDMVGSKLTAKRMKALRFDNDTIKAVARLVELHMRFYGYGEAGWSDSAVRRYVTDAGPLLERLHRLTRSDVTTRNQRKAERLAFAYDDLEDRIAALRERESLEAVRPDLDGAQIMALLGLKPGPVVGRAYKFLLEERMEHGPLQAEEAEARLLAWWAQQPEAAPSPAEEPEPAAGVELSPTEESK, from the coding sequence ATGGCGCACGCACATCACAAGACTGATTCCCACACCGTCGATTTCCAGGTGGACCCGGTGGTCCTGGAGCTCGGCCAGCGCTTCGTTGATGCCGGACACGAACTGTCCCTTGTGGGCGGTCCGGTGCGGGACCTGTTCCTGGGACGCGCGTCGCTGGACCTTGACTTCACCACGGACGCCACCCCGGACCAGACAGTTGCCCTGATTAAGAAGTGGGCAGACAACTTCTGGGAAATTGGCCGCGCCTTCGGGACGATCGGCATGCGGAAGTCCGGCTTCCAGATTGAGATCACCACGTACCGGGCCGAGGCGTACGATCCTGAGTCGCGCAAGCCGGTCGTGGCTTTCGGCACCTCACTGACCGATGACCTGCTGCGCCGGGACTTCACCATCAACGCGATGGCCCTCCGCCTGCCCTCCCTTGAACTCGTTGACCCGTTCGGCGGCGTGCGGGACCTCCACTCCTCGGTGCTGGCAACGCCTGGTTCCCCTGAAGACTCCTTCTCCGACGACCCCCTCCGCATGATGCGCGCCGCCCGGTTCGCCTCACAACTGGGCATTTCGGTCCACCCGGACGTTCGCGTGGCCATGGTTGGGATGGCCGAACGCATCACCATCATTTCTGCCGAACGCGTCCGGGACGAGCTGATCAAACTCATCTGTGGCGCCGCTCCCCGGACTGGCGTGGACCTGCTGGTTGAGACCGGTCTCGCCGAGTTCGTCCTGCCGGAAGTGTCCGCACTGCGCCTCGAATCGGATGAGCACCACCGCCATAAGGATGTCTATCAGCACTCGCTGCAGGTGCTGGAGCAGGCGGCCGGCCTGGAAACAGACGCCGACGGCGCGGTGCCGGGTCCCGACTTCGTGCTGCGGTTCGCAGCGTTAATGCACGACGTCGGCAAGCCGGCTACGCGCCGCTTCGAACCGGGCGGTGCGGTGAGCTTCCGCCACCACGACATGGTGGGATCCAAACTCACCGCCAAGCGGATGAAGGCCCTGCGCTTCGACAACGACACCATCAAGGCCGTGGCCCGGCTGGTGGAACTGCACATGCGCTTTTACGGTTACGGCGAGGCCGGCTGGAGCGACTCTGCCGTCCGCCGCTACGTCACGGACGCCGGTCCCCTGCTGGAGCGGCTGCACCGGCTGACCCGATCGGACGTCACCACCCGTAACCAGCGCAAGGCTGAACGGCTCGCCTTCGCCTACGACGACCTGGAAGACCGGATCGCCGCATTGCGCGAACGGGAATCCCTGGAGGCAGTCCGCCCGGATTTGGACGGAGCACAGATCATGGCCCTCCTTGGGCTCAAACCTGGTCCCGTGGTGGGCCGTGCGTACAAGTTCCTGCTGGAGGAACGGATGGAGCATGGCCCGCTGCAGGCGGAGGAGGCCGAAGCCAGGCTGCTCGCGTGGTGGGCACAGCAGCCCGAAGCGGCACCTTCGCCTGCAGAAGAACCAGAGCCGGCTGCCGGCGTCGAACTTTCCCCCACTGAGGAGTCCAAATGA